A genomic segment from Actinoplanes sichuanensis encodes:
- a CDS encoding N-acetylmuramoyl-L-alanine amidase, with protein sequence MRRRLAIGIGTAVAVLAAGGGVAVLTWPSGSAPAEAAPPAAPTEVPPDPAAKPPRIRTALSSLDLTVAGGGKQRDTQRFSLLGVSWSDPSAEPDGTIEVRTRAVESGEWSGWQKLERADTGPDAAEAATPGRRGATEPLWAGPSDGVAVRIGGKAGLTKGLRLDLIDPGTESGGRGGGEPSPSVSAEPAEPSPSPSPSGSTPAEQPIEGDGPVDETVEEPPAEAPAVVEEQAPAVVEEDPDTGVDSVVQEVAPAVAAVASEPTVAPTSTAPVKAQFPTYYTRTAWSADETIVGSVTDAKVVNAVWVHHTGTTNDYDCADSAAIVRSIQSNDVKVKGLSDLGYNYMVDKCGRLFEGRRGGVENAIVPAATVGFNTGYAAIAVIGNYETAASTAAIETIIAQVAAARLGKYGFNPAAQGTFTAGVANDKLAQGTKITVPRLSGHRDADATACPGANLYAKLADIRAKSQLMVTGLALTSVTGGGYTGGAYYVKTGAKLAWSTATPSADIARFEILVDNTVTATLPGDARAATVAIPAGGHGVTVRAVHTSGSTARVGVPIYGDTTAPTYRAALPLNLITGTYSASAVPVRLGLTGTDNLKFAGYTVTSPRAATLGPVTSWSTTVKPGTSNWNIAARDVAGNSRAAWMSRGVVLSAETAAKKSGTWSKRTGSSYLGAKALAATGRNAKLTWTFTGRSAALLFSRGSKTGKVYVYLDGKKVATIDTRSTSTKYRQALWVSSTTVKKHTVAIVVAGTSGRPTVVSDGLAYIR encoded by the coding sequence ATGCGGCGCAGGCTGGCGATAGGTATCGGCACGGCGGTCGCCGTGCTGGCGGCGGGTGGCGGCGTGGCCGTCCTGACCTGGCCGTCCGGTTCGGCGCCGGCCGAGGCCGCCCCGCCCGCGGCGCCGACCGAGGTGCCACCGGACCCGGCCGCGAAGCCGCCGCGCATCCGCACCGCGCTGAGCAGCCTGGACCTGACCGTGGCGGGCGGCGGAAAGCAGCGGGACACGCAGCGGTTCAGCCTGCTCGGCGTGAGCTGGTCGGACCCGTCGGCCGAGCCGGACGGCACGATCGAGGTCCGCACCCGCGCCGTCGAGTCCGGCGAGTGGTCCGGCTGGCAGAAGCTGGAGCGGGCGGACACCGGCCCGGACGCCGCCGAGGCGGCCACCCCGGGCCGCCGGGGCGCGACCGAGCCACTCTGGGCCGGCCCCTCCGACGGCGTCGCGGTCCGGATCGGCGGCAAGGCCGGCCTGACCAAGGGCCTGCGGCTGGACCTGATCGACCCGGGCACGGAGAGCGGCGGCCGCGGCGGCGGCGAGCCGTCCCCGAGTGTGTCGGCCGAGCCGGCCGAGCCGTCGCCGTCCCCGAGCCCGTCCGGAAGCACTCCGGCCGAGCAGCCGATCGAGGGTGACGGCCCGGTCGACGAGACCGTGGAGGAGCCGCCCGCCGAGGCGCCCGCGGTCGTCGAGGAGCAGGCCCCGGCCGTCGTCGAGGAGGACCCGGACACCGGTGTCGACTCGGTGGTCCAGGAGGTCGCCCCGGCCGTGGCCGCGGTGGCGAGTGAGCCTACCGTCGCCCCCACCTCGACCGCGCCGGTGAAGGCGCAGTTCCCGACCTACTACACGCGGACCGCGTGGAGCGCCGACGAGACGATCGTCGGGAGCGTCACCGACGCCAAGGTGGTCAACGCGGTCTGGGTGCACCACACCGGCACCACCAACGACTACGACTGTGCGGACTCGGCGGCGATCGTCCGGTCCATCCAGAGCAACGACGTCAAGGTCAAGGGCCTGTCCGACCTCGGCTACAACTACATGGTCGACAAGTGCGGGCGGCTGTTCGAGGGCCGGCGGGGCGGCGTGGAGAACGCGATCGTCCCGGCCGCCACGGTCGGTTTCAACACCGGCTACGCCGCGATCGCGGTGATCGGCAACTACGAGACGGCCGCGTCGACCGCCGCGATCGAGACGATCATCGCGCAGGTCGCCGCCGCCCGCCTCGGTAAGTACGGCTTCAACCCGGCCGCCCAGGGCACGTTCACCGCCGGAGTGGCAAACGACAAACTCGCCCAGGGTACGAAGATCACCGTGCCCCGGCTGTCCGGCCACCGCGACGCCGACGCCACCGCCTGCCCGGGCGCCAACCTGTACGCGAAGCTGGCCGACATCCGGGCCAAGTCACAGCTGATGGTGACCGGCCTGGCGCTGACCTCGGTGACCGGCGGCGGTTACACCGGCGGCGCGTACTACGTGAAGACCGGGGCCAAGCTCGCCTGGAGCACCGCCACCCCGTCGGCCGACATCGCCCGTTTCGAGATCCTGGTCGACAACACGGTGACGGCGACGCTGCCCGGTGACGCCCGTGCGGCCACGGTGGCGATCCCGGCCGGCGGCCACGGTGTCACGGTCCGGGCGGTGCACACCTCGGGCAGCACCGCCCGGGTCGGCGTGCCGATCTACGGCGACACCACGGCGCCCACCTACCGTGCCGCCCTGCCACTGAACCTGATCACCGGCACCTACAGCGCGTCGGCGGTGCCGGTACGGCTCGGCCTGACCGGCACCGACAACCTGAAGTTCGCCGGATACACCGTGACCAGCCCACGCGCCGCGACGCTGGGCCCGGTGACGAGCTGGTCCACCACGGTCAAGCCCGGCACCTCGAACTGGAACATCGCGGCCCGCGACGTGGCCGGCAACAGCCGCGCCGCGTGGATGTCGCGCGGTGTGGTGCTGTCCGCCGAGACCGCCGCCAAGAAGTCCGGCACCTGGTCGAAGCGGACCGGCAGCTCCTACCTGGGTGCGAAGGCGCTCGCCGCGACCGGTCGGAACGCCAAGCTGACCTGGACGTTCACCGGACGGTCGGCGGCGCTGCTGTTCTCCCGCGGATCAAAGACCGGCAAGGTGTACGTCTACCTGGACGGCAAGAAGGTCGCGACGATCGACACCCGCTCCACCTCGACGAAGTACCGTCAGGCGCTGTGGGTGTCGTCGACCACGGTGAAGAAGCACACCGTCGCGATCGTGGTGGCGGGCACGTCCGGCCGCCCGACCGTGGTGTCCGACGGGCTGGCGTACATCCGCTGA
- a CDS encoding ABC transporter permease codes for MNPVLRTQLAGVGKRPARLLLTGLAVLVASFVVYATVLAQQITERSVLNGLSGTPEAVDLVVQNGEIKTADLDAISNLPGVAEAVPRTSIGVRMPAGDLVIASDPGSGPLSTVKVTEGRYPTAAGEIAVTPRTVERMALTVGSKHTVSPGGDAKPVTVTVVGVVQPRDDIGFLAYGLLPTASVAGYEWIDRIDIRLDAGADATAVQEKIASQVKGESPPEVATGADTRLAEAREAAEQVDQVFIVVKVFVAVAVMAAGLIAASTFRIVFAQRMRQLALLRAVGAGRGTLARALAAEGALTGLVVGVTGVLAALAVGHLIPPALSAFGFEVSSPGFPVAEAAGTVALAVLITVVAVLAPALSAARVAPLEALRSASTTGAKQGVGRFRAVTGILLALAAAGVAYLVWSGLPKSPDDDVDAQNLLLGIVASGGLAFVALITLGPVLVRPVLTLAGWPLRRLGPVGRLAVGGVGGSARRAAAVSVVVALGVTLLTGVLVCGDSIRVLAERETIAAAPADFELKGSTGTVLKDDVAERARQSTELTRVTPYRWASGITIGDFQDAGATDLSMTALPRLAGLDTVSGDVTDLAPGKAIIAGYLADNAGITTGGQITLKREGKEVRLTVAAVLGGQTPLHTEALLDPSDLTKLGVPAAPTGVLADAAGTGEEGRTAGLQALRAAATAQPDISVEVLADQRDQINDALATLMVIALALIGLTVLIAIVGVGATTALSVVERVRESGLLRAVGMSRGGLQAMLTTESALYGVIGAVLGLVLGVPYAWLAVAALADDAPLTFPVWQLVVVFLVLVALTALAGVLPARRAARVSPVTALGTD; via the coding sequence GTGAACCCCGTCCTGCGCACCCAGCTCGCCGGGGTCGGCAAGCGCCCGGCCCGGCTGCTGCTCACCGGACTGGCCGTGCTCGTCGCCTCGTTCGTCGTCTACGCCACCGTCCTGGCCCAGCAGATCACCGAGCGCAGCGTCCTCAACGGGCTCAGCGGCACCCCGGAGGCGGTCGACCTGGTCGTCCAGAACGGCGAGATCAAGACCGCCGACCTCGACGCGATCAGCAATCTGCCCGGGGTCGCCGAGGCGGTGCCGCGTACCTCGATCGGGGTCCGGATGCCGGCCGGGGACCTGGTGATCGCCAGCGACCCGGGCAGCGGGCCGCTGAGCACCGTCAAGGTCACCGAGGGCCGCTATCCGACGGCGGCGGGCGAGATCGCGGTCACCCCGCGCACCGTCGAGCGGATGGCGCTGACCGTCGGCTCGAAACACACCGTCTCGCCCGGCGGCGACGCCAAACCGGTCACCGTCACCGTGGTCGGGGTGGTGCAGCCGCGCGACGACATCGGCTTCCTGGCGTACGGGCTGCTGCCGACCGCGAGTGTGGCCGGCTACGAATGGATCGACCGGATCGACATCCGCCTCGACGCGGGTGCGGACGCGACGGCCGTACAGGAGAAGATCGCCTCGCAGGTCAAGGGTGAGAGCCCGCCCGAGGTCGCCACCGGCGCCGACACCCGCCTCGCCGAGGCCCGCGAGGCCGCCGAACAGGTCGACCAGGTCTTCATCGTGGTCAAGGTGTTCGTCGCGGTCGCCGTCATGGCGGCCGGCCTGATCGCCGCGTCCACGTTCCGGATCGTCTTCGCCCAGCGCATGCGGCAGCTCGCCCTGCTCCGCGCGGTCGGCGCCGGCCGGGGCACCCTGGCCCGAGCGCTCGCCGCCGAGGGTGCGCTCACCGGCCTGGTCGTCGGGGTCACCGGGGTGCTGGCCGCCCTCGCCGTCGGCCATCTGATCCCGCCCGCGCTGTCGGCGTTCGGTTTCGAGGTGTCGAGCCCCGGGTTCCCGGTGGCCGAGGCGGCCGGTACGGTCGCGCTGGCGGTGCTGATCACGGTCGTCGCGGTCCTCGCCCCGGCGCTGTCGGCGGCCCGGGTCGCCCCGCTGGAGGCGTTGCGGTCGGCCTCCACCACCGGCGCCAAGCAGGGCGTCGGCCGGTTCCGGGCGGTCACCGGCATTCTGCTGGCGCTGGCCGCCGCCGGTGTCGCCTACCTGGTCTGGAGCGGTCTGCCCAAGAGCCCCGACGACGACGTCGACGCGCAGAACCTGCTGCTCGGCATCGTCGCCTCCGGGGGCCTGGCGTTCGTCGCCCTGATCACTCTCGGCCCGGTGCTGGTCCGCCCGGTTCTGACCCTCGCCGGGTGGCCGCTGCGCCGCCTCGGCCCGGTCGGTCGGCTCGCCGTCGGCGGCGTCGGCGGCAGCGCCCGCCGGGCCGCGGCCGTCTCGGTGGTGGTCGCGCTCGGCGTCACCCTGCTCACCGGGGTGCTGGTCTGCGGCGACTCGATCCGGGTCCTGGCCGAACGGGAGACGATCGCGGCCGCCCCGGCCGACTTCGAGCTCAAGGGCAGTACCGGCACCGTCCTGAAGGACGACGTGGCCGAACGCGCCCGGCAGAGCACCGAGCTGACCCGGGTCACCCCCTACCGGTGGGCCTCCGGGATCACCATCGGCGACTTCCAGGACGCCGGTGCCACCGACCTGTCGATGACCGCGCTGCCCCGCCTGGCCGGCCTCGACACGGTCTCCGGCGACGTCACCGACCTCGCCCCCGGCAAGGCGATCATCGCGGGTTACCTCGCCGACAACGCCGGGATCACCACCGGCGGGCAGATCACCCTCAAACGCGAGGGCAAGGAGGTACGCCTGACCGTCGCCGCCGTCCTCGGCGGGCAGACACCGCTGCACACCGAGGCCCTGCTCGACCCGTCCGACCTGACGAAGCTCGGGGTGCCGGCCGCACCGACCGGGGTCCTCGCCGACGCCGCCGGCACCGGCGAGGAGGGCCGCACCGCCGGTCTCCAGGCGCTCCGGGCGGCTGCCACCGCCCAGCCGGACATCAGCGTCGAGGTCCTCGCCGACCAGCGCGACCAGATCAACGACGCGCTGGCCACCCTGATGGTGATCGCGCTGGCCCTGATCGGGCTGACCGTCCTGATCGCGATCGTCGGCGTCGGCGCCACCACGGCACTGTCGGTCGTCGAACGGGTCCGCGAGTCCGGCCTGCTCCGTGCGGTCGGGATGTCCCGCGGCGGACTGCAGGCCATGCTCACCACCGAGTCCGCCCTGTACGGCGTGATCGGCGCGGTGCTCGGGCTGGTTCTCGGTGTCCCGTACGCCTGGCTCGCGGTCGCCGCGCTGGCCGACGACGCGCCGCTCACCTTCCCGGTGTGGCAGCTCGTCGTGGTCTTCCTGGTGCTGGTCGCCCTGACCGCCCTGGCCGGAGTGCTGCCCGCCCGGCGGGCGGCCCGGGTGAGCCCGGTGACCGCCCTCGGCACCGACTGA
- the cheB gene encoding chemotaxis-specific protein-glutamate methyltransferase CheB, which translates to MTTRVLIVEDSATMRHHLREALQADPQLEIVGEAVDGERAVQMVARLRPDVITMDMMLPGISGLAATEQIMAEHPTPILVVSSADREELFSTYNALAAGAVDVMEKPRGDDSDADWAMRLRTSVRIVARIRVITHPRARLGRRDLPPAPATPMPVPVPVPPPGGLAVVAVGASTGGPAALTELIRGLPPSFPTPVLAVQHIAASEQFAEAFSDWLAGQTRRDVRYARDGAPVNRAAGQILLAPPDRHLFVRDGLLRLSAGPPRHSCRPSVDVLFESVAEDYGPSAAGCLLTGMGRDGAAGLLQMRNRGAVTFAQDEHSCTVYGMPREAALLGAARHVLPPARIAARLGELHPTAVRR; encoded by the coding sequence GTGACGACCCGGGTGCTGATCGTCGAGGACTCCGCGACCATGCGCCACCACCTGCGGGAGGCGCTGCAGGCGGACCCGCAGCTGGAGATCGTCGGCGAGGCCGTGGACGGGGAACGGGCCGTGCAGATGGTCGCCCGGCTGCGGCCGGACGTGATCACGATGGACATGATGCTGCCCGGGATCTCCGGGCTGGCCGCCACCGAGCAGATCATGGCCGAGCACCCGACCCCGATCCTGGTGGTGTCGTCAGCCGACCGGGAGGAGCTGTTCAGCACGTACAACGCCCTGGCCGCGGGGGCGGTGGACGTGATGGAGAAGCCGCGCGGCGACGACTCCGACGCGGACTGGGCGATGCGGCTGCGCACGTCGGTGCGGATCGTCGCCCGGATCCGGGTGATCACCCACCCGCGGGCCCGGCTGGGCCGCCGGGACCTGCCACCGGCGCCGGCCACACCGATGCCGGTACCGGTGCCCGTGCCGCCGCCGGGTGGCCTGGCCGTGGTCGCGGTGGGCGCCTCCACCGGCGGGCCGGCCGCCCTCACCGAACTGATCCGCGGCCTGCCGCCGAGCTTCCCGACACCGGTACTGGCGGTCCAGCACATCGCGGCCAGCGAGCAGTTCGCCGAGGCGTTCTCCGACTGGCTGGCCGGGCAGACCCGCCGCGACGTGCGGTACGCCCGGGACGGCGCCCCGGTCAACCGGGCCGCCGGGCAGATCCTGCTCGCCCCGCCGGACCGGCACCTGTTCGTCCGGGACGGCCTGCTGCGCCTCAGCGCGGGCCCACCCCGGCACTCCTGCCGCCCGTCGGTGGACGTGCTGTTCGAGTCGGTCGCCGAGGACTACGGGCCGAGCGCGGCCGGCTGCCTGCTCACCGGGATGGGCCGGGACGGCGCGGCCGGGCTGCTGCAGATGCGTAACCGGGGCGCGGTCACGTTCGCCCAGGACGAGCACAGCTGCACCGTCTACGGGATGCCGCGGGAGGCGGCGCTGCTCGGGGCGGCCCGGCACGTGCTGCCACCGGCCCGGATCGCGGCCCGGCTCGGCGAGCTGCACCCGACGGCGGTCCGCCGATGA
- a CDS encoding ABC transporter ATP-binding protein codes for MQRQSSPVTDRDSLAAVAAVDLVKVYGAGDTAVRALDGVTVGFERGRFTAIMGPSGSGKSTLMHCLAGLDTATAGQVLLGGTDLTTQPDKVLTKARRERIGFVFQSFNLLPQLTAAANITLPLDLAGRKVDTEFQDRLINTLGLSGRLGHLPAELSGGQQQRVALARALVSRPEVVFADEPTGNLDSRAGAEVLTLLRDSAHTLGQTIVMVTHDPGAAAYADRVVMLADGRLAGEIHQPDIAAVTDALQSLAAGR; via the coding sequence ATGCAGAGGCAGTCCTCACCCGTGACGGACCGCGACAGCCTGGCGGCGGTCGCGGCCGTCGACCTGGTGAAGGTGTACGGCGCCGGCGACACCGCGGTCCGTGCGCTCGACGGGGTCACGGTGGGCTTCGAGCGCGGCCGGTTCACCGCGATCATGGGCCCGTCCGGGTCCGGCAAGTCCACGCTGATGCACTGCCTCGCCGGGCTGGACACCGCCACCGCCGGCCAGGTGCTGCTCGGCGGCACCGACCTGACCACGCAGCCGGACAAGGTGCTCACCAAGGCCCGGCGCGAGCGGATCGGCTTCGTCTTCCAGTCGTTCAACCTGCTGCCACAGCTCACCGCGGCGGCCAACATCACGCTCCCGCTCGACCTGGCCGGCCGCAAGGTGGACACCGAATTCCAGGACCGGCTGATCAACACGCTCGGCCTGTCCGGACGGCTCGGCCACCTGCCCGCCGAGCTCTCCGGCGGCCAGCAGCAGCGGGTCGCCCTGGCCCGGGCCCTGGTCTCCCGGCCCGAGGTGGTCTTCGCCGACGAGCCGACCGGCAACCTGGACTCCCGCGCCGGCGCCGAGGTGCTCACCCTGCTCCGGGACTCGGCACACACCCTGGGCCAGACGATCGTGATGGTCACCCACGATCCGGGCGCCGCCGCGTACGCCGACCGGGTCGTCATGCTCGCCGACGGCCGGCTCGCCGGCGAGATCCACCAGCCGGACATCGCCGCCGTCACCGACGCTCTGCAGAGCCTGGCGGCCGGCCGGTGA
- a CDS encoding response regulator — MTPTVLIVDDSLTVRMDLHEAFSDDGFATILCATGEEARIAFTGATFQAAVLDVLLPDADGLELLTELLRTPGRDGVVTMLLSSESEVTDRLAGLRIGADEYVGKPYDAGYVVARTRQLLGETPDRTADRTTILVIDDSMTFREQLRDLLEPEGYAVLTASGGEEGLRMAADRRPNAVIVDGVMPGIDGATVIRRIRLDPALRDTPCLLMTAADDYATEMQMLDAGADAFVRKQQDLAVVLAKLAAVLRQSAEQLPIEALGGMHGAGKVLTVGPDRAELDRWAEALRTDGYDVVHATGIDDALDLLAAQPADCIVIGLDGDLDRAREDCRRLREVPQVGELPLVLTGPEERMLDCLAAGADDYVRDTDVPEGLRVHVRAQIRRKQSHDEARRIREELMRRELDAAEERSARQLAEARAAMVEELEWRNRELEAFSGSVSHDLRGPLQVISSFAEHMLEEDEEPLGEKTRYRLTRMHAAAMRMADLVESLLILARASRGELRREHFDMTATARQVISDVAARDPERQVTFTVREQMTADADEGLVRVILENLINNAVKFTRKVDGPVVEVGADAGRFYVRDNGAGFPADQAGQLFRPFARLHDARDFPGTGIGLTTVHRAVERHGGEIWAESAEGSGATFWFTLPPTDFTGTERRGGARRSG, encoded by the coding sequence ATGACACCGACCGTGCTGATCGTCGACGACAGCCTGACCGTACGGATGGACCTGCACGAGGCGTTCTCCGACGACGGGTTCGCCACCATCCTGTGCGCCACCGGCGAGGAGGCCCGCATCGCGTTCACCGGCGCCACTTTCCAGGCGGCGGTGCTGGACGTGCTGCTGCCCGACGCCGACGGCCTGGAACTGCTCACCGAACTGCTTCGCACACCCGGCCGGGACGGGGTGGTGACGATGCTGCTGTCCAGCGAGAGCGAGGTCACCGACCGGCTGGCCGGGCTCCGGATCGGCGCCGACGAGTATGTGGGCAAACCCTACGACGCCGGGTATGTGGTGGCCCGTACCCGCCAACTGCTCGGGGAGACACCGGACCGGACCGCCGACCGCACCACCATCCTGGTCATCGACGACAGCATGACGTTCCGCGAGCAGCTGCGTGACCTGCTCGAACCGGAGGGATACGCGGTGCTCACCGCGTCCGGCGGTGAGGAGGGCCTGCGGATGGCCGCCGACCGCCGGCCGAACGCGGTGATCGTCGACGGCGTGATGCCCGGCATCGACGGCGCCACCGTGATCCGCCGGATCCGCCTCGACCCGGCACTGCGGGACACGCCCTGCCTGCTGATGACCGCGGCCGACGACTACGCCACCGAGATGCAGATGCTCGACGCCGGCGCCGACGCGTTCGTACGCAAGCAGCAGGACCTGGCGGTGGTGCTGGCGAAACTGGCCGCGGTGCTGCGGCAGAGCGCCGAACAGCTGCCGATCGAGGCGCTCGGCGGCATGCACGGCGCCGGCAAGGTGCTCACCGTCGGCCCGGACCGCGCCGAACTCGACAGATGGGCCGAAGCCCTGCGCACCGACGGGTACGACGTCGTGCACGCCACCGGCATCGACGACGCCCTCGACCTGCTCGCCGCCCAGCCGGCCGACTGCATCGTGATCGGCCTCGACGGTGACCTCGACCGGGCCCGCGAGGACTGTCGGCGGCTGCGGGAGGTACCCCAGGTCGGTGAGCTGCCGCTGGTGCTGACCGGCCCCGAGGAACGGATGCTGGACTGCCTGGCGGCCGGCGCCGACGACTACGTGCGGGACACCGATGTGCCCGAGGGGCTGCGGGTGCACGTACGCGCGCAGATCCGCCGCAAACAGTCGCACGACGAGGCGCGCCGCATCCGTGAGGAGCTGATGCGCCGCGAACTGGACGCCGCCGAGGAACGGTCGGCCCGGCAGCTCGCCGAGGCCCGGGCCGCGATGGTCGAGGAGTTGGAGTGGCGCAACCGGGAGCTGGAGGCGTTCTCCGGCTCGGTGTCGCACGATCTGCGCGGCCCGCTCCAGGTGATCAGCAGTTTCGCCGAGCACATGCTGGAGGAGGACGAGGAGCCACTCGGCGAGAAGACCCGTTACCGGCTGACCCGGATGCACGCGGCCGCGATGCGGATGGCCGACCTGGTCGAATCGCTTCTCATCCTGGCCCGGGCCAGCCGCGGCGAGTTGCGGCGGGAACATTTCGACATGACGGCGACGGCCCGCCAGGTGATCAGCGACGTCGCGGCCCGCGACCCCGAACGGCAGGTGACCTTCACGGTACGGGAGCAGATGACCGCCGACGCCGACGAGGGCCTGGTCCGGGTGATCCTGGAGAACCTGATCAACAACGCGGTCAAGTTCACCCGCAAAGTGGACGGCCCGGTCGTCGAGGTCGGCGCCGACGCCGGGCGGTTCTATGTGCGCGACAACGGCGCCGGGTTTCCGGCCGACCAGGCGGGGCAGCTGTTCCGGCCGTTCGCCCGGCTGCACGACGCCCGTGACTTTCCCGGCACCGGTATCGGGCTGACCACCGTGCACCGGGCCGTCGAGCGGCACGGCGGGGAGATCTGGGCGGAGAGCGCGGAGGGTTCGGGCGCGACGTTCTGGTTCACGCTGCCGCCCACCGACTTCACCGGGACCGAGCGGCGCGGCGGTGCGCGCCGCTCGGGGTGA
- a CDS encoding sensor histidine kinase, with product MINLALLRMGQLVALGALALLGILDLRGGLGSDSVAMTLWRVGAAIAAAVVWLPAHKQGSTALPRAALVLGLHSIFLTALLYDQAEYNQLWGLAESSALLGVLMVVSRRGRADWAFPAVAVVLMAVGGLPLRAGSESIVVTFGLIQALAGAAAIGVGIYLRTLEGNRQRAVDAIRAEQRTEFARDLHDFIAHHVTGIVVQAQGARFIAEQDPQRVLLALEQIEQAGAETMASMRRMVGVLRDPDSKPDAPLAPVSGVSDLETLVGQFDAAGGPAARLHVDGELAGMPVEVSTSAYRVVMEALTNVRQHAREASSVDVWVTRTPLQLMVRVRNDGPAARTPTVRERPGYGLVGLAERVRAVGGRITAGPGVGGGWIVDAVLPLEWSNS from the coding sequence ATGATTAACCTCGCCCTGCTCCGGATGGGTCAGCTCGTCGCCCTGGGGGCGCTGGCCCTGCTCGGCATCCTCGACCTGCGCGGCGGCCTGGGCTCGGACAGCGTGGCGATGACGCTGTGGCGGGTGGGTGCCGCGATCGCCGCGGCCGTGGTCTGGCTGCCCGCCCACAAGCAGGGCTCGACCGCGCTGCCGCGGGCCGCGCTCGTGCTCGGCCTGCACTCGATCTTCCTGACCGCGTTGCTCTACGACCAGGCCGAGTACAACCAGCTGTGGGGGTTGGCCGAGTCGTCGGCTCTGCTCGGGGTGCTGATGGTGGTGTCCCGCCGGGGCCGGGCGGACTGGGCGTTCCCGGCGGTGGCGGTGGTGCTGATGGCGGTCGGCGGGCTGCCGCTGCGCGCCGGGTCGGAGAGCATCGTCGTGACGTTCGGCCTGATCCAGGCTCTGGCCGGGGCGGCCGCCATCGGCGTCGGCATCTACCTGCGCACGTTGGAGGGCAACCGGCAGCGGGCGGTCGACGCGATCCGGGCCGAGCAGCGCACCGAGTTCGCCCGTGACCTGCACGACTTCATCGCCCACCACGTGACCGGGATCGTGGTGCAGGCGCAGGGGGCCCGGTTCATCGCCGAGCAGGATCCGCAGCGGGTGCTGCTGGCCTTGGAGCAGATCGAGCAGGCCGGGGCGGAGACGATGGCGTCGATGCGGCGGATGGTCGGTGTGCTGCGCGACCCGGATTCGAAACCGGACGCTCCGCTGGCGCCGGTGTCCGGGGTGTCGGATCTGGAGACGCTGGTCGGGCAGTTCGACGCGGCCGGCGGCCCGGCCGCGCGGCTGCACGTGGACGGGGAACTGGCCGGGATGCCGGTGGAGGTGTCGACGTCGGCCTACCGGGTGGTGATGGAGGCGCTCACCAATGTCCGCCAGCACGCTCGGGAGGCGTCGTCGGTGGATGTGTGGGTCACCCGTACCCCCCTGCAGTTGATGGTCCGGGTGCGAAACGACGGACCCGCCGCCCGCACGCCCACCGTGCGCGAACGCCCGGGGTACGGTCTCGTCGGCCTCGCCGAACGGGTCCGCGCCGTGGGCGGGCGGATCACGGCGGGCCCGGGCGTCGGCGGCGGCTGGATCGTCGACGCGGTGCTGCCGTTGGAATGGAGCAATTCTTGA